One window of Chryseobacterium indologenes genomic DNA carries:
- a CDS encoding RebB family R body protein, whose protein sequence is MNEIDTIIMGMSTAVPNAISTQVNAHSTGAMQINSALNQQRNNMTAISNYVMGVKKMSPKNMKIKELETIRKGRF, encoded by the coding sequence ATGAACGAAATTGATACTATTATTATGGGAATGTCCACCGCTGTACCTAACGCTATTTCAACACAGGTAAATGCACATTCTACGGGTGCAATGCAGATCAATTCTGCCTTGAACCAACAACGAAATAACATGACCGCCATCAGCAACTATGTCATGGGAGTAAAAAAAATGAGTCCAAAGAATATGAAAATAAAAGAGCTGGAAACCATCAGGAAAGGACGTTTCTAA
- a CDS encoding RebB family R body protein translates to MPVNEQITDAVTQSNVKVVGESPAMALANVYQSAAHSTGIMFENAVNAQNQQNILGQAATTQGILQIYSLDTVADAVSIAKILKP, encoded by the coding sequence ATGCCAGTTAATGAACAAATCACAGACGCAGTAACGCAATCGAACGTGAAAGTAGTAGGAGAATCTCCTGCAATGGCTTTGGCCAACGTGTACCAATCTGCAGCACATTCTACAGGAATTATGTTTGAAAATGCAGTGAATGCACAAAACCAACAGAACATTTTAGGCCAGGCAGCTACCACTCAGGGTATTCTGCAGATCTACAGCCTGGATACGGTAGCGGATGCAGTTTCTATCGCTAAGATCCTTAAGCCGTAA
- a CDS encoding RebB family R body protein, producing MPVNEQITDAVTQSNVKVVAESPAMALSNVYQTAAHSTGIMFENAMTNQNQHNIVTQAATTQGITQIYSKDTIADAISIAKILKP from the coding sequence ATGCCAGTTAACGAACAAATCACAGATGCAGTAACGCAGTCGAATGTAAAGGTAGTTGCAGAATCTCCTGCAATGGCTCTAAGTAACGTATACCAGACCGCAGCACATTCTACGGGAATCATGTTTGAAAATGCGATGACCAACCAAAATCAGCACAACATTGTAACGCAGGCAGCTACTACGCAGGGTATCACTCAAATCTACAGCAAAGATACTATTGCAGATGCTATCTCAATTGCTAAAATCCTTAAACCTTAA
- a CDS encoding RebB family R body protein: MPVNEKITDAVTQSNVKVVAESPAMALANVYQSAAHSTGIMFENAINTQNQQNIVSQAATTQGITQIYSLDTIADAVSMAKILNP; this comes from the coding sequence ATGCCAGTAAACGAAAAAATCACAGACGCAGTAACACAATCCAACGTAAAAGTAGTAGCAGAATCTCCTGCAATGGCCTTAGCCAACGTGTATCAATCTGCTGCACATTCTACAGGAATCATGTTTGAAAACGCAATAAATACACAGAACCAACAGAATATTGTCTCTCAGGCAGCTACTACACAGGGTATCACTCAGATCTACAGTCTGGATACCATTGCTGATGCTGTTTCTATGGCGAAAATCCTTAATCCGTAA
- a CDS encoding RebB family R body protein, whose translation MPVNEQITDAVTQSNVKVVAESPAVALSNVYQTAAHSTGIMFENAVSAQNQQNIVTQAATTQGIAQIYSLDTIADAVSMAKILNP comes from the coding sequence ATGCCAGTAAACGAACAAATCACAGACGCAGTAACACAGTCGAACGTAAAGGTGGTTGCAGAATCTCCTGCAGTAGCTTTAAGCAACGTATATCAGACAGCAGCCCATTCTACAGGGATCATGTTTGAAAATGCCGTGAGCGCACAAAACCAACAGAACATTGTTACTCAGGCAGCTACAACACAGGGCATCGCACAGATCTATAGTCTGGATACCATTGCTGATGCTGTTTCTATGGCGAAAATCCTTAATCCGTAA
- a CDS encoding RebB family R body protein: MPVNEQITDAVTQSNVKVVAESPAMALSNVYQSAAHSTGIMFENAVNAQNQQNILGQAATTQGILQIYSLDTVADAVSIAKVLNPKL, encoded by the coding sequence ATGCCAGTAAACGAACAAATCACAGACGCAGTAACGCAATCGAACGTAAAAGTAGTAGCAGAATCTCCTGCAATGGCTTTAAGTAACGTATATCAGTCCGCTGCACATTCTACAGGAATCATGTTTGAAAATGCAGTAAATGCACAAAACCAACAGAACATTTTAGGTCAGGCAGCAACTACTCAGGGTATTCTGCAGATCTATAGCCTGGACACTGTAGCAGATGCCGTTTCTATTGCTAAAGTATTGAATCCTAAATTATAG
- a CDS encoding response regulator transcription factor — protein sequence MEHAKIKIGIVDDDLLFVQLLKNYIDNNGDYQVTLTSTGGYQFLTEDSGSLDILILDLRMTNGDGLEVMAELAKRETETKIIVLSSFYRRSFMGQMLKMGAHAFLPKEIELEELLAVIKTVHHTGHYFSNDQIDVMRSQLSNKLPEFHAFSKNELTDREVDVLRLVCQQLSTKEIADSLFISPKTVETHKTNLMIKTGVKNMAGLVIYAVQNQVIDPNEIVLFDK from the coding sequence ATGGAACACGCAAAAATTAAAATCGGAATTGTAGATGACGACCTGCTGTTTGTACAGCTTTTGAAAAACTATATTGATAATAATGGAGACTACCAGGTTACGCTGACCTCAACAGGCGGTTATCAATTTCTCACTGAGGATTCCGGATCTTTAGACATTCTGATTCTGGATCTGAGAATGACGAACGGTGATGGTCTTGAAGTCATGGCTGAACTGGCCAAAAGGGAAACTGAAACAAAAATCATTGTTCTTTCCAGTTTTTATCGCCGCTCATTTATGGGGCAGATGCTGAAAATGGGAGCCCATGCTTTTTTGCCCAAAGAAATTGAATTGGAGGAATTATTAGCTGTCATCAAAACCGTTCACCATACCGGGCATTACTTTTCCAATGATCAGATTGATGTTATGAGAAGTCAGCTTTCCAATAAGCTTCCGGAGTTTCATGCTTTTTCTAAGAATGAGCTTACTGATAGAGAAGTGGATGTTCTGCGATTGGTTTGCCAGCAGCTCAGCACTAAGGAAATTGCAGACTCTCTTTTTATTTCACCCAAAACGGTAGAAACTCATAAAACCAACCTGATGATCAAAACAGGAGTGAAAAATATGGCAGGGCTTGTAATTTACGCAGTACAGAACCAGGTTATAGATCCGAACGAAATCGTATTGTTTGATAAGTAA
- a CDS encoding sensor histidine kinase has product MKSIKKNKQKVSQLVRNTKKEYWENTMLLQEKDRERLAEELHDNIISQLNLIRLNLTDKNPEELNRDLKKSMQLIRELSHNLTPPDLDEVELADLIADYLDQVNKNIEVIFRHITIRTPISSPVKLNLFRIIQELVTNILKHAEATRVDVSLRISLNYLMLTIEDNGRGFIMETHSGGIGLRNIQSRAQKIKAIYKLKTQPEKGTKFIACMAIQ; this is encoded by the coding sequence TTGAAAAGTATAAAGAAAAATAAACAGAAAGTCTCTCAGCTGGTCCGGAACACAAAAAAGGAATATTGGGAGAATACAATGCTTTTACAGGAAAAGGACAGGGAGCGCCTGGCAGAAGAACTTCATGATAATATTATCTCACAGTTGAACCTCATCCGTCTCAATCTTACGGATAAAAATCCCGAAGAGCTTAATCGTGATCTTAAAAAATCGATGCAGCTGATAAGGGAATTATCCCATAATCTTACACCACCGGACCTTGATGAGGTTGAGCTTGCAGATTTAATTGCAGATTATCTGGATCAGGTTAATAAAAATATAGAAGTCATTTTCCGCCATATTACCATAAGAACTCCAATCAGCAGTCCGGTAAAACTGAATCTTTTCAGAATTATACAGGAACTGGTCACCAATATTTTGAAACACGCTGAAGCTACCAGAGTAGATGTATCGCTGAGAATATCTCTGAACTATCTGATGCTAACCATAGAAGATAACGGGCGGGGCTTCATCATGGAAACTCATTCGGGAGGCATTGGATTAAGGAATATTCAGTCAAGAGCACAAAAAATTAAAGCCATTTATAAACTTAAAACACAGCCTGAAAAAGGCACAAAATTCATAGCCTGTATGGCAATACAATAA
- a CDS encoding LysE family translocator encodes MIPFHELIFFVLAALILVISPGPNMIYLISKSITQGKKSGFISLAGVVCGFLFHIIMVSFGLTAVLLAVPLAYTVLKAVGTVYLLYLAYQAIKPKSRNIFDVDKNVAHDSPKKLFTIGFLTNVLNPKVAVFYLSFFPQFIKPEYGSVFTQSLELGVIQVLISFSINFIIVLTAARVALFFSNNPVWIRVQKWFMASVLTYLAIKMAFSKAK; translated from the coding sequence ATGATTCCATTTCACGAACTTATATTTTTCGTCCTGGCTGCACTCATCTTAGTGATCAGTCCCGGTCCTAATATGATTTACCTGATTTCAAAGTCTATAACACAAGGGAAAAAATCCGGGTTTATTTCCCTGGCAGGAGTAGTGTGTGGATTTTTATTCCACATTATCATGGTATCTTTTGGTCTTACTGCCGTTTTACTGGCTGTTCCGCTGGCTTACACCGTTCTTAAAGCTGTGGGAACTGTTTACCTTTTATATCTGGCTTATCAGGCCATAAAACCCAAGAGCAGGAATATTTTTGATGTTGATAAAAATGTTGCCCATGACAGCCCAAAAAAGCTTTTTACCATTGGTTTTTTAACGAATGTACTAAATCCGAAAGTGGCCGTCTTTTACCTGTCTTTCTTTCCTCAGTTCATCAAACCTGAATATGGTTCCGTATTTACTCAAAGTCTTGAACTTGGAGTGATTCAGGTTCTGATCAGCTTCAGCATTAACTTTATCATTGTATTAACTGCTGCGAGAGTTGCCCTGTTCTTTTCCAATAATCCGGTCTGGATAAGGGTTCAGAAATGGTTTATGGCCAGTGTATTGACTTATCTGGCTATAAAAATGGCATTTTCAAAAGCAAAATAA
- a CDS encoding helix-turn-helix domain-containing protein, with protein MKQTIPTYDLNGISHHRFHVKRMDKRAQNAEDTLLDKGIHRDSHYIFTCMESGHVKMMVDFKTVESKDSTLFCVLPGQVHQGLLMKDVCGWFVAVKAELVPDTVRSFFDESLGEIQPLPIDKSLIQEMNTTASLLHASYTDDMPSSKEGFLVVQSLLNAFLGMFVLIYSRKNLSPASSENRALQLSRTFRSLVRKDFKTTKSPSGYAEILNITRGYLTEAVREATGKPAQHWIHQEILIEAKRLLVFTSLSVKEIAYELGYSDHTYFSRLFSKLEDQSPSEFRNLYQNKH; from the coding sequence ATGAAGCAGACCATTCCTACTTATGATTTAAACGGCATTTCTCACCACAGATTCCATGTGAAAAGAATGGATAAGCGGGCTCAGAATGCGGAGGATACTCTTTTGGACAAGGGGATACACAGAGACAGTCATTATATTTTCACCTGCATGGAAAGCGGTCATGTAAAAATGATGGTAGATTTTAAAACGGTTGAATCAAAAGATTCCACTCTTTTCTGTGTATTGCCGGGACAGGTACATCAGGGGCTTTTGATGAAAGACGTTTGCGGATGGTTTGTAGCAGTAAAAGCAGAACTTGTTCCTGATACCGTACGTTCTTTTTTTGATGAATCTCTGGGGGAAATACAGCCGCTGCCGATAGATAAAAGCCTCATCCAGGAAATGAATACAACAGCCAGCCTGCTTCATGCTTCTTATACAGATGACATGCCTTCCTCTAAAGAAGGCTTTCTGGTTGTACAGTCATTGCTCAATGCTTTCCTGGGAATGTTTGTCCTGATTTATTCCCGGAAAAATCTATCCCCAGCTTCCAGCGAAAACCGTGCTTTACAGCTATCGAGGACATTCAGAAGTCTGGTTCGCAAGGATTTTAAAACAACGAAAAGTCCATCCGGATATGCAGAAATTTTAAATATTACAAGAGGATATTTAACGGAGGCTGTCCGGGAAGCAACCGGAAAACCCGCACAGCACTGGATTCACCAGGAAATTTTAATTGAAGCTAAAAGATTGCTGGTCTTTACGAGCCTGAGTGTAAAAGAGATCGCTTATGAGCTGGGATATAGCGACCACACTTATTTCAGCCGTTTATTTTCCAAACTGGAAGACCAATCCCCATCTGAATTCCGGAATCTGTATCAAAACAAACACTAA
- a CDS encoding siderophore-interacting protein — MPSLPKWINDTVENVWSSKFKECTVTHIESITPDLRRIYFESDLQDVQFEPAYAIGIRVSDRDFRNYSPFNFNSEAGTFEVIFHVHDDNAVGSQFISRISTGDSVRILIPRGKRFFEPHAKIHFSVGDETSLGSSLSIKEAVEENGLQFICLHELEEASALENLNLYGYHIPKNNTMRMIEALNDFLKEEKESISDDEVIFYLTGNGGRMSLIRKFLKARGVSPKCIKSQAYWIEGKKGL, encoded by the coding sequence ATGCCGAGCTTACCAAAATGGATCAACGACACTGTAGAAAATGTCTGGTCCTCAAAATTTAAAGAATGTACTGTGACCCATATAGAATCTATCACTCCTGATCTTCGCCGGATATATTTTGAAAGTGATTTACAGGATGTTCAGTTTGAACCTGCCTATGCGATAGGGATCAGGGTCAGTGATAGAGATTTCCGCAATTATTCACCATTTAATTTTAACAGTGAAGCAGGAACTTTTGAAGTGATATTTCATGTACATGATGACAATGCTGTAGGAAGCCAGTTTATCAGCCGCATATCTACCGGAGATTCTGTAAGAATTTTAATACCACGAGGAAAACGTTTTTTTGAACCTCATGCAAAAATTCATTTTTCTGTAGGAGATGAAACTTCACTCGGAAGTTCCCTTTCTATTAAAGAAGCTGTTGAAGAAAATGGATTACAGTTTATATGCCTGCATGAGCTGGAAGAAGCCTCAGCGCTTGAAAATCTCAATTTATACGGTTATCACATTCCTAAAAACAATACCATGAGAATGATTGAAGCACTGAATGATTTTCTGAAGGAAGAAAAAGAATCCATCTCTGATGATGAGGTTATTTTTTACCTCACCGGAAACGGAGGAAGAATGTCTCTGATCAGGAAATTTCTTAAAGCCAGAGGAGTTTCTCCCAAGTGTATAAAATCACAGGCATATTGGATTGAAGGAAAAAAAGGACTGTAA
- a CDS encoding NAD(P)H-dependent oxidoreductase, translated as MKKIAIINGHPNKDSFNFGIAEAYKKGAVETGAEVKEIVIRELKFNPNLQFGYQKRMELEPDLMKAWEIIQWADHLVWVHPVWWGGFPALMKGFIDRLFLPGLAYKFRENSVWWDKLLKGKTAHIMTTLDQPGWYYRLFFGRPSVNQLKKSILEYCGVKPVKLTYIGIIRNSKDEQRVQWLRKVKELGKKQK; from the coding sequence ATGAAAAAAATAGCAATTATCAATGGGCACCCCAATAAAGATTCTTTCAACTTTGGAATTGCAGAAGCTTATAAGAAAGGAGCAGTAGAAACAGGAGCAGAAGTTAAGGAAATTGTCATAAGAGAGTTGAAATTTAATCCTAATCTGCAGTTTGGATATCAGAAAAGAATGGAACTTGAACCGGATCTGATGAAAGCATGGGAAATTATCCAATGGGCTGACCATTTGGTTTGGGTGCATCCCGTTTGGTGGGGAGGATTTCCAGCCTTGATGAAAGGATTCATAGATCGCCTTTTCTTACCGGGACTGGCCTATAAATTCCGTGAGAACTCTGTATGGTGGGATAAGCTTTTAAAAGGTAAAACGGCACATATAATGACCACATTAGACCAGCCGGGCTGGTATTACCGTCTGTTTTTTGGCAGACCCAGCGTAAATCAGCTTAAGAAATCCATACTGGAATATTGTGGCGTAAAACCTGTAAAACTGACCTATATCGGAATCATCCGGAATTCTAAAGATGAGCAAAGGGTTCAATGGTTGAGGAAAGTGAAGGAACTAGGGAAGAAACAGAAATAA
- a CDS encoding saccharopine dehydrogenase, which yields MEQNILIIGGNGLVGKTISRILKSRNPHLTVYIGGRKGGQTDKDLRIDVTDPSSFKVILEKKISLIILSVNDREDYVLRFAIAHHIDYLDITKPTPALVKAYDIAGKSDVNSRIVFSSGWMGGIVPGLVNTLSSSDDIKEVKVFVYYSVKDLAGESSAHFMAENVAVPFVHYKNDKPVSIRHFLDTESFKFSFGIGERKAYNFDVPDLYILNKVERIPGVSVKMTYNSKFITWLLGSFQYLRIFNILSLKERKMIFGSSGNGDQSVFEIVVKDKEGQKKLSLRSMKGQAELTALSAVLHTEELLRNPHENNVYFSHQLHEPLSLMAQLHTYETININLTQ from the coding sequence ATGGAGCAAAATATTTTAATCATTGGAGGAAATGGATTGGTTGGAAAAACTATTTCCCGCATTCTGAAATCAAGAAACCCTCATCTTACTGTTTATATTGGAGGACGAAAGGGAGGACAAACGGATAAAGATCTGAGAATTGACGTTACAGATCCTTCTTCTTTTAAGGTTATTCTGGAAAAAAAAATAAGCCTCATCATTCTTTCTGTGAATGACAGAGAAGATTATGTCCTTCGTTTTGCGATTGCTCACCACATAGATTATCTGGATATTACCAAACCTACTCCAGCTTTGGTAAAAGCTTATGATATTGCCGGAAAATCAGATGTAAACAGCAGAATTGTCTTCAGTTCAGGATGGATGGGCGGAATTGTACCGGGATTGGTCAATACCCTGTCCTCTTCAGATGATATTAAGGAAGTAAAGGTTTTTGTATATTATTCTGTAAAAGACCTGGCAGGGGAGAGTTCAGCCCATTTTATGGCAGAAAATGTAGCCGTTCCTTTTGTACATTATAAAAATGACAAGCCAGTTTCTATCAGACACTTTTTGGATACTGAATCTTTTAAATTCTCTTTTGGAATAGGAGAGAGAAAGGCTTACAATTTTGATGTGCCGGATCTCTATATTCTTAACAAAGTGGAACGAATTCCCGGTGTAAGCGTAAAAATGACTTATAATTCCAAGTTCATTACCTGGCTGCTTGGATCCTTTCAGTATCTGAGAATCTTTAATATTTTATCATTAAAAGAAAGAAAAATGATTTTTGGGTCCAGCGGAAACGGAGATCAGTCTGTGTTTGAAATTGTGGTAAAAGATAAAGAAGGTCAGAAGAAACTGAGCTTACGAAGTATGAAAGGGCAGGCAGAACTTACTGCTTTATCTGCTGTGCTGCACACCGAAGAGCTGCTGAGAAACCCGCATGAAAACAATGTGTATTTCAGTCATCAGCTGCATGAGCCTTTATCATTAATGGCACAGCTTCATACCTATGAAACGATCAATATCAATCTCACACAATGA
- a CDS encoding Crp/Fnr family transcriptional regulator has protein sequence MIHDYFRSFNLFSEDEIEEFLKFSELRLVNKNDYFIQEGELCKEVGLVKSGIFRSFYTSDEGKDMTYCFRFPNHMIAAYSSFVSGCPSKESMQAITNAELIILKKEAVDELVKNSINWTKFLKIIAEQEYLELETRFFQLQRDSAAQRYETLLKNHPDYIQNIPLQYLSSYLGITQRHLSRIRKEVSF, from the coding sequence ATGATACATGATTACTTTCGAAGCTTTAATCTGTTTTCAGAGGATGAAATTGAAGAATTCCTGAAATTTTCCGAGTTAAGACTCGTTAATAAAAATGATTATTTCATACAGGAAGGAGAACTTTGTAAAGAAGTAGGATTGGTGAAATCCGGTATTTTCCGTTCCTTTTATACTTCAGATGAAGGAAAAGACATGACCTATTGCTTCAGATTTCCCAATCATATGATCGCTGCCTATTCATCATTTGTCTCAGGATGTCCCAGTAAAGAAAGTATGCAGGCTATTACCAATGCAGAGCTGATTATTCTTAAAAAAGAAGCAGTAGATGAGTTGGTAAAGAATAGCATTAACTGGACAAAATTTTTAAAGATCATTGCAGAACAGGAATATCTTGAACTTGAAACACGTTTTTTTCAGCTTCAGAGAGACAGTGCGGCTCAACGGTATGAAACATTATTAAAAAATCATCCTGATTATATTCAAAATATTCCATTACAGTACTTATCTTCTTATCTGGGAATTACACAACGGCACTTGAGCCGTATCAGAAAGGAAGTTTCTTTTTAG
- a CDS encoding aminopeptidase P family protein, giving the protein MTSKEKVAALREEMQKNNVDAFIVYSADPHMSEYLPEEWQERAWLSGFLGSAGFVVVTKDKAGLWTDGRYFTQAAIELDGSGIDLFKDGMEGTPNYIDWIISEIPSGGKVAVNALAASNANWELLSQKFNSKNITLVDFPLLKEVWKERGTPSANPIFVHPVERAGKSVSDKIAAIRQKMEDQEATVHIISSLDDVAWTANLRGSDVESNPVFLGYIVITKNDAVLFTGLEKMEVGARKQMDDSFVKMMPYEEFYNYLKTFKNEKVLVSPNSNQQIFETLKTDNQFIKAPVPGNLMKAQKNEAELEGFRKVMVRDGVAMVKFLYWLTHNAGKEAMNEYSIGQKLRGFRAEGENFVGESFGSIVGYKDNGAIMHYSAKKEGSKEVTNEETILVDSGGQYLEGTTDITRTFALGTPSEEFKRNSTLVLQGLIRLSMVKFPKGTKGVHLDAIARLPLWMEGKDFNHGTGHGVGSFMNVHEGPQNIRKDLNPQELLPGMVCSNEPGYYLEGHYGIRHENLIAVKESEKTIHGTFYEFETLTFCPFFKDTVVKEILSESEIAWLNGYHKTCEEKLAPYLDGEVKEWFLQLVSPL; this is encoded by the coding sequence ATGACTTCAAAGGAAAAAGTTGCTGCGCTTCGTGAAGAAATGCAGAAAAATAATGTTGATGCATTTATAGTATATTCTGCAGACCCGCATATGAGCGAATACCTTCCCGAGGAATGGCAGGAGAGAGCTTGGTTGTCAGGTTTCTTAGGTTCTGCTGGTTTTGTGGTAGTTACCAAAGACAAAGCCGGACTTTGGACAGACGGAAGATACTTTACCCAAGCTGCTATCGAGCTGGATGGTTCAGGAATCGATCTTTTCAAAGATGGTATGGAAGGAACTCCTAATTATATCGATTGGATCATTTCAGAAATCCCTTCAGGCGGTAAAGTGGCTGTAAATGCTTTAGCAGCTTCTAATGCCAACTGGGAACTGCTTTCTCAGAAATTTAATTCAAAAAACATTACGCTGGTAGATTTTCCGCTTTTAAAAGAAGTTTGGAAAGAAAGAGGAACGCCGTCTGCCAATCCTATTTTTGTACATCCGGTAGAAAGAGCAGGGAAATCTGTTTCCGATAAAATTGCTGCCATCCGCCAGAAAATGGAAGATCAGGAAGCTACCGTACACATCATATCAAGTCTGGATGATGTAGCATGGACTGCCAATCTGAGAGGAAGTGATGTAGAAAGCAACCCTGTATTTTTAGGATATATCGTGATTACTAAAAATGATGCGGTACTCTTTACAGGATTAGAAAAAATGGAAGTAGGAGCAAGAAAGCAAATGGATGATTCCTTTGTGAAAATGATGCCTTACGAAGAATTCTACAATTACCTGAAGACCTTCAAAAATGAAAAAGTACTGGTTTCTCCAAACAGCAATCAGCAGATTTTTGAAACATTAAAAACTGACAATCAGTTTATCAAAGCTCCGGTTCCGGGTAACCTGATGAAAGCCCAGAAAAATGAAGCTGAGCTGGAAGGTTTCAGAAAAGTAATGGTAAGAGATGGAGTTGCTATGGTGAAATTCCTTTATTGGTTAACTCACAATGCAGGAAAAGAAGCCATGAATGAATATTCTATCGGACAAAAACTGAGAGGATTCCGTGCAGAAGGAGAAAACTTTGTGGGAGAAAGCTTTGGTTCTATCGTAGGATATAAAGATAACGGTGCCATCATGCACTATTCTGCCAAAAAAGAAGGAAGTAAAGAAGTAACCAATGAGGAAACAATCCTGGTAGATTCAGGAGGTCAATACCTTGAAGGAACTACAGATATTACAAGAACTTTCGCCTTAGGAACACCTTCGGAAGAGTTTAAAAGAAATTCAACATTGGTATTACAGGGATTGATCCGTTTATCAATGGTAAAATTCCCGAAAGGAACAAAAGGAGTACACCTTGATGCCATTGCAAGACTTCCGTTATGGATGGAAGGTAAAGATTTCAACCACGGAACAGGCCATGGAGTAGGAAGCTTTATGAATGTACATGAAGGACCGCAAAACATCAGAAAAGACCTGAATCCTCAGGAACTTCTTCCAGGAATGGTATGTTCAAACGAACCTGGATATTACCTTGAAGGACATTACGGAATCCGTCATGAAAATCTGATCGCAGTAAAAGAATCAGAAAAAACAATTCACGGAACATTCTATGAGTTTGAAACATTGACATTCTGCCCGTTCTTCAAAGATACCGTAGTGAAAGAAATTCTTTCAGAAAGTGAAATCGCATGGTTGAATGGTTACCATAAAACATGTGAAGAAAAGCTTGCTCCTTATCTGGATGGAGAAGTTAAAGAATGGTTCCTTCAACTGGTAAGCCCTCTTTAA
- a CDS encoding DUF6526 family protein, with product MKQQNYNNHRKFYPPHHFIYLPLLILLEIFGIYKIWDDPGNQLTWILFSIVIFLLFYLAFMTRQHYALGLQNRMVILEFQQRYFEIFNKRSDEVAEKLRFDQIAALRFTYDDEFKELLYRALHENISGDEIKRSIKKWRADRLRI from the coding sequence ATGAAACAGCAGAACTATAATAACCACAGGAAGTTTTATCCACCTCATCATTTTATTTATCTTCCTTTGCTCATCTTATTGGAGATTTTCGGAATTTATAAAATCTGGGATGACCCGGGAAATCAGCTGACATGGATATTATTTTCTATCGTGATTTTTCTGCTTTTTTATCTGGCATTTATGACACGGCAGCATTACGCATTGGGGCTTCAAAACCGAATGGTAATTCTGGAGTTTCAACAGCGGTATTTTGAAATTTTCAATAAAAGATCGGATGAAGTTGCTGAAAAACTAAGATTTGATCAGATTGCTGCACTGAGATTTACCTATGATGATGAATTCAAGGAGCTTTTATACAGAGCTCTTCATGAAAACATCTCAGGAGATGAAATTAAAAGGTCTATCAAAAAATGGAGAGCTGACCGACTCAGAATCTAA